The sequence TACCAAGAAGAGTCTGATTTTCACCGGATTGCCCTCCGTATGCTTAGATGCCGCTGCAGGTTGGCTACGTGAGCACAAATAGTCCACTTCCGAAGTCACGAAAGGACTATTCGGCCAGCGGACGTCCGATCTCCCAGTGATGCCCCCAGGGATCCACGACTCGGCCCAGTCGCCAACCGTACTCTTCCCCGACTGGATAGACTTCCTTCGCACCCGCAGCCAGCGCGCGGAAAAAAACCGCGTCCGGATCCGCCACAGTGAAGATCATGCGGACCGTGCCACCGCCAAGAGTCTGCGGGCTGAAGTTGAAGTGCTCGGGAGATTCGTCGCCCACCCAGAACTCCGCGCCTTCGATGGACAACTTCGCGACCACGCTTCCAGCGTCGCCTTCCATGCGATAGACCTCAGTCGCTCCGAATGCAGACTTGTAGAATTCGACGGCGCGCGCGCTTTCACGGACGGAGAGCCAAGGGGCTATCGAGGTGCGGACAGAACCC is a genomic window of Acidobacteriota bacterium containing:
- a CDS encoding VOC family protein encodes the protein MSSDPSSAGSVRTSIAPWLSVRESARAVEFYKSAFGATEVYRMEGDAGSVVAKLSIEGAEFWVGDESPEHFNFSPQTLGGGTVRMIFTVADPDAVFFRALAAGAKEVYPVGEEYGWRLGRVVDPWGHHWEIGRPLAE